The proteins below are encoded in one region of Halococcus saccharolyticus DSM 5350:
- a CDS encoding ammonium transporter has product MIGGAMIPLQAGGMEAVVESVNLVWVLTVTFLIFFMHAGFAMLEAGQVRAKNVANQLTKNMLTWSIGVVAFFLVGAGVSSVVGGLTSGSGAALADLTAVWSGDSAAWVSWLFGAVFAMTAATIVSGAVAGRCKLRAYVGYTILLAAIIYPVVTGFTWAGGFLADVLGVGFHDFAGGMIVHGMGGIAGLTAAWVLGPRIGRYGTDGSVNVIPGHSMSFAVLGTLILCFGWYGFNVGTAAAPLAMTDGAAELGSFSYVGRVALTTTLGMAAGAIGAAGASFAKNRKVDTLYVANGMLAGLVSITSITDAIVWPGALVVGLLAGIQLPLVFEFVEKRLRIDDVCAVFPVHGSAGILGALAFPFVAVDGFAVDVLAAQVIGVAVIAGWTIVATAAVFGALKAVGQARVTPEHERDGLDSAEHGVDTYPEFGLGDSGGPVADGGAVYAAADEEVRTDGGLPNDGGIKMVTAVVRPDKLGAVKSALAEVGAPSLTVTNVSGRGSQPVKKGQWRGEEYTVDLHQKVKVECVVADIAADDVVEAIVERAATGQPGDGKVFVTPIEDAAQIRTGTRGREAV; this is encoded by the coding sequence ATGATTGGGGGTGCGATGATTCCGCTCCAGGCGGGCGGGATGGAAGCGGTCGTCGAGAGCGTCAACCTCGTGTGGGTGCTCACGGTCACGTTCCTGATCTTCTTCATGCACGCGGGGTTCGCCATGTTGGAGGCGGGCCAGGTCCGCGCGAAGAACGTCGCCAACCAGCTCACGAAGAACATGCTGACGTGGTCGATCGGCGTCGTAGCGTTCTTCCTCGTGGGCGCGGGCGTCTCGTCGGTCGTCGGCGGGCTCACGAGCGGCAGCGGGGCCGCGCTCGCCGACCTGACCGCGGTCTGGAGCGGCGACTCGGCCGCGTGGGTGAGCTGGCTGTTCGGCGCGGTCTTTGCGATGACCGCCGCCACCATCGTGAGCGGCGCGGTCGCGGGGCGGTGCAAGCTCCGGGCGTACGTCGGCTACACGATCCTGCTCGCGGCGATCATCTACCCGGTGGTCACGGGCTTCACGTGGGCCGGTGGCTTTCTCGCCGACGTTCTCGGCGTGGGCTTTCACGACTTCGCCGGCGGGATGATCGTCCACGGGATGGGCGGGATCGCGGGCCTGACGGCGGCGTGGGTGCTCGGCCCGCGAATCGGTCGCTACGGGACGGACGGCTCGGTGAACGTGATCCCCGGCCACTCGATGTCGTTCGCGGTGCTCGGCACGCTGATCCTCTGCTTCGGGTGGTACGGGTTCAACGTCGGCACCGCGGCCGCGCCGCTCGCGATGACCGATGGTGCGGCCGAACTCGGCTCGTTCAGCTACGTTGGTCGGGTCGCGCTCACGACCACGCTCGGCATGGCCGCGGGCGCGATCGGGGCCGCCGGAGCCTCGTTCGCGAAGAACCGGAAGGTCGACACGCTGTACGTCGCCAACGGGATGCTCGCCGGACTGGTCTCGATCACTTCGATCACCGACGCGATCGTCTGGCCTGGTGCACTGGTCGTCGGCCTGCTCGCGGGCATCCAGCTCCCGCTGGTCTTCGAGTTCGTCGAGAAGCGCCTCCGGATCGACGACGTCTGTGCGGTGTTCCCGGTCCACGGCTCGGCGGGCATACTCGGCGCGCTCGCCTTCCCGTTCGTCGCGGTCGACGGGTTCGCGGTCGACGTGCTCGCTGCCCAGGTCATCGGCGTCGCCGTGATCGCGGGCTGGACGATCGTCGCGACCGCTGCGGTGTTCGGCGCGCTGAAGGCGGTCGGCCAGGCGCGCGTCACGCCCGAACACGAACGCGACGGGCTCGACAGCGCGGAACACGGCGTCGATACCTACCCCGAGTTCGGCCTCGGCGATTCGGGTGGGCCGGTCGCCGACGGTGGCGCAGTCTACGCGGCCGCCGACGAGGAGGTCCGGACCGATGGAGGGCTTCCGAACGACGGCGGCATCAAGATGGTCACGGCCGTCGTCCGGCCGGACAAACTCGGTGCGGTGAAAAGCGCGCTCGCGGAGGTCGGCGCGCCCTCGCTCACGGTGACGAACGTCTCCGGGCGGGGCAGCCAGCCCGTGAAGAAGGGCCAGTGGCGCGGCGAGGAGTACACCGTCGACCTCCATCAGAAGGTCAAAGTCGAGTGCGTGGTAGCCGATATCGCCGCCGACGACGTGGTCGAAGCGATCGTCGAGCGCGCCGCGACCGGCCAGCCGGGCGACGGCAAGGTGTTCGTCACGCCGATCGAGGACGCCGCCCAGATCCGGACTGGGACTCGGGGACGGGAGGCTGTCTAA